Proteins encoded in a region of the Ignavibacteriales bacterium genome:
- a CDS encoding DUF5103 domain-containing protein → MKNIISLFLFIFFIPGITSFAQDPLVKNLRTYSIVSEIGFPIISNESSAIIIEFDLQSNYQPDMNIVFRYCDKNWRPVDNIFLLNTGKNIFYSIGFTKLPHTVLDADYHFQKSFPDAEGLVSFPFTGKWRYYITDAQDTANVYANGKFIVAGTSVPLTVTVKNEELEDKVYFPADLKKIFNITTSFTLPDELFPNYVSFVEIIENKKIDYPTIIDKNFNTNVRQYYWDGNRKFTFTARDIHPGNEYRQTDLRNTNKFISNNVKAQFDGIELSRFFIQGGPDFNGGSQLTKYSDEYATYMNVKFNIRTPEDFGGEVFLVGAFNNWRLSPDYKMLNEGGRFTKSLLLKRGAYDYQYVTADIINGEIKNADWQYLEGNSWETSNEYYIFLYYTDPNFGGYDRIIGYKKIITK, encoded by the coding sequence ATGAAAAATATCATTAGTCTATTTTTATTTATTTTTTTTATACCTGGAATAACTTCTTTTGCACAGGATCCGCTTGTAAAAAATCTTCGCACCTATTCGATTGTAAGTGAAATTGGATTTCCTATTATTTCTAATGAGTCATCGGCAATCATTATAGAATTTGACCTTCAATCAAACTATCAGCCCGATATGAATATTGTTTTCAGATATTGTGATAAAAACTGGAGACCTGTTGATAATATTTTTTTGCTTAACACAGGCAAAAATATTTTTTATAGTATTGGCTTCACAAAACTTCCTCATACAGTTCTTGATGCTGATTATCATTTTCAAAAATCTTTTCCCGATGCAGAGGGATTGGTTTCATTTCCTTTCACCGGCAAATGGCGCTATTATATTACCGATGCCCAGGATACAGCAAATGTTTATGCAAATGGAAAATTTATTGTTGCAGGAACATCAGTACCTTTAACTGTGACTGTTAAAAATGAAGAGCTTGAAGATAAAGTATATTTTCCGGCAGACTTAAAAAAAATATTTAATATTACCACCTCCTTCACTTTACCCGATGAACTTTTCCCGAACTACGTGAGCTTCGTGGAAATTATAGAGAACAAGAAAATTGATTACCCGACGATCATTGATAAAAATTTTAATACTAATGTCCGCCAGTACTATTGGGATGGAAATAGAAAATTTACTTTTACCGCACGTGATATACATCCCGGCAATGAATACCGCCAAACTGATTTGAGAAATACGAATAAATTTATTTCAAATAATGTTAAAGCGCAGTTTGATGGAATTGAGTTATCCCGGTTTTTTATACAAGGCGGACCGGATTTTAATGGTGGTTCGCAGCTTACAAAATATTCAGATGAATATGCGACTTATATGAATGTGAAATTTAACATTCGCACTCCTGAAGATTTTGGCGGTGAGGTTTTTCTTGTCGGTGCATTTAACAATTGGAGGCTGTCTCCCGATTACAAAATGTTAAACGAGGGGGGACGGTTTACAAAATCACTTTTGTTAAAACGGGGAGCTTATGACTATCAATATGTCACCGCAGATATAATTAATGGAGAAATTAAAAATGCCGATTGGCAGTATCTTGAAGGAAATAGCTGGGAGACTTCAAATGAATATTAT
- a CDS encoding MBL fold metallo-hydrolase, whose amino-acid sequence MNQIFLSLIFTSWKWERSGDAISLRHGVKDETHIISQEVIVIDGGTKESGESLVEHIKTFYNTSSVSHVINTHPDIDHASGLSIVLENLSVGRLWLHQPWNYAEYLKDKFKDVRWTTEGLAKKLKDSYPFAYSLEEIAKIKKIPISQPFQGSRIGPFTVLSPTELWYLELVPEFDNTPEARQKKRETKFRSFIASIKQWIDENWDIETLSEDGVTSATNESSAVLYTNIDNVKILLTADAGIDALNLSTEYTNSLGIALNNCNIYQMPHHGSRNNVNPTTLNRILGPKIGIQSARTKYAMVSSSKVSETHPRKIVCNAFLRRGVSVFSTNGLNLSKSHNIDVRPNWHSATALPFYDQVEK is encoded by the coding sequence ATGAATCAAATATTTTTGAGCTTGATTTTTACCAGTTGGAAATGGGAACGAAGTGGTGACGCTATTAGCTTAAGACATGGGGTCAAAGACGAAACACATATTATTTCTCAAGAAGTAATCGTAATTGATGGTGGAACTAAAGAATCAGGTGAAAGTCTTGTTGAACATATAAAAACATTTTACAATACTTCATCTGTGTCCCACGTAATTAATACTCATCCAGATATTGATCACGCTTCTGGATTGAGTATTGTACTTGAGAATCTATCAGTTGGTAGACTCTGGTTGCACCAACCTTGGAATTATGCTGAATATCTGAAAGATAAATTCAAAGACGTTCGTTGGACTACTGAAGGCCTTGCAAAAAAACTTAAAGATAGTTATCCATTTGCATATTCACTCGAAGAAATTGCCAAAATAAAGAAAATACCTATAAGCCAACCATTTCAAGGTTCAAGAATTGGGCCTTTTACTGTCTTATCTCCTACTGAACTATGGTATCTGGAATTAGTACCTGAGTTTGATAATACGCCAGAAGCTCGTCAAAAGAAACGTGAGACTAAATTTCGTTCATTCATTGCAAGTATAAAACAATGGATAGATGAAAATTGGGATATTGAAACTTTAAGTGAGGATGGTGTTACTTCTGCAACAAATGAGAGCAGTGCTGTTTTATATACTAATATCGATAATGTAAAAATTTTACTTACAGCTGATGCTGGCATTGATGCGCTTAATTTATCAACCGAGTATACAAATAGTCTGGGTATAGCATTGAATAATTGTAATATTTACCAAATGCCTCATCACGGGAGTAGGAATAATGTCAATCCAACAACATTAAATAGAATACTTGGTCCTAAAATCGGTATTCAGTCTGCACGTACAAAATACGCGATGGTTAGTTCATCTAAGGTGTCGGAAACTCATCCAAGAAAAATTGTGTGTAACGCTTTTTTAAGAAGAGGTGTTAGTGTATTTTCGACAAATGGTCTCAACCTAAGTAAAAGTCACAATATTGATGTTAGACCTAATTGGCATAGTGCCACTGCTTTGCCATTTTATGATCAGGTGGAGAAGTAA